TGGTGGCTGCAATAATGCGCACGCTAACGGGGATCTCCTTGCTTCCTCCTACTCGGGTTATTACGCCTTCTTGAATTACGCGTAGTAGCTTTACCTGCATGTCAATGGGCATTTCACCAATCTCGTCAAGGAAGAGGGTTCCGCCGTTGGCCAGCTCGAATTTGCCAGGTTTTCCTCCCTTACGGGCACCCGTAAATGCGCCGTCGTCGTAGCCAAAAAGCTCACTTTCGATAAGGGTTTCGGGTAGTGCCCCGCAATTTACGGCTACAAAGCCTGCGTTTCCTCTTTTCGAGTAGGTGTGTATCGATTGGGCTAGGAGCTCTTTCCCGGTACCGCTTTCCCCCTCAATTAGAATGGTCGATGGGCTGTCGGCTACAATCTTGGCGTACTCTATCACCCGTTGCATCTCGTAGCTTTCGCCGATAATGTCTTCGAAGGTGTAGCGCGCGTTCATTCCTGTAAACTTGTTTACTATATTGTAAACCCGCTTCATTTCCCTAATCAGAATGATGGCTCCCTCGTACTCATCTTTGGTAACGATGGGGAGGAAGTTTACGGCATATCGTTCCTTTACGGTTGCATTCTCAAAAACGATCTCCTCATCGAAGATGCTCTCTTTTCGGGACATCGAGCTTTGTATTGACTCCCAGTTTGGAATAAATCGGGAGATGTTGTATCGCTCCAGATCGCTGCTCGATAGCCCTATTGCTGCTAGCGCGCGCTGGTTGTAGCGTATCGTTTTTCCAACTCGGTTTACCGCAATAAGCCCGTGATTGAGCGCATTTATAATGGAGTCGTATAGGCTGTTCGAGAGGGATAGCTGTTGCTTGGCTTCTAGTAGCGTGTATGCTTCGCGGATGGCTGCTGCTGTCTCCTTTAAGGCGGTTGTCCAGCTTGGGGTTTCTTCCTTGGCAATTATGCCAATTACGCCAATAATGGTACCTTTGCTGCTGGTTATCGGCGTTGCAACGCTGTGTAGCTCCTCTAACTGAAAGAGAAAATGCTCTTTTCCGCTTAGCTGTATGGGTGTTTTTTCGAAAAGAGCGGTTCCGATAGCGTTGGTTCCAAGGCTATCCTCTGCCACTTGCACTCCCACCGCAAATCCATATTTTGATATTGTCTTGGCAAAGACGGCATCTCCCGTTACCTTTAGGATGTAGCCGTCGGCATCGGCAAGGAGTATGGAAATGCCTTTGGTGTCGATGCAGCTCTTAAGTAGGCTTATGTTGGGTTCCGAAGCAGCCATTAGCTGTTTCGACCGCTCCATCTTCTCCGAAAGTTCGCTTTCACGCAGGTGGTGGGGGCGGGCCAAATGCCTCCGCTCTAAGCCGCTTGCCATGCATCTGGCAAACGATTGGCGGATGATATCCTCTGTTTTTTTCTTACTCGAGCTCATAGGTCGTAATGTGTAGCAAAGTTAGCATTATTTGCCTCTTGTACTAAAAATGAGCAATGTTTGAATTTTGTTCGTTTTACTCTTTATTTTGTGCTTTATTTTCAGTTGCTATGATATTTGATAGTGATAGGTTACAGCGTAGGGTGGAGGTGGTTGCCACGAGCGATGGCTCCCAAACGCTTTCGATAGACGGAGGGGTGGAGCATTACCATTCTACCAACGGTGCCATTGCCGAGGCGCTGCATGTGTATATTAACGCAGGGTTGGCTGCTTGTCCTTTAAAGCTGGTCAACGTTTTTGAAGTGGGGTTTGGTACGGGGCTAAACGCAATGCTGGCTTACCAGCATGCCGTAGAGCACAATGTAAAGGTTTGCTATACTGCTATCGAGAAGTATCCGCTTGATAGAACGGTTACGGATAGGCTTACCTATCCCGAGCAGCAGGGTATCGACCGATTGCGCTTTTTTGACAGCCTGCACGCCGCTATTTGGAACTCTTGGGTCGAAGTAGACGCCTATTTCTCCATTTGTAAGGTGGAGGGTGATCTTGAATTTTACGCTCCTGCTGCACCTGTCGATGTCGTTTTTTTCGATGCTTTTGCCCCCGATTTGCAGCCCCAACTGTGGTCGGTAGCGGTTTTTCAGAAGCTGTACGATTCAATGCGGGAAGGGGGGATTCTCGTTACCTACTCCTCAAAGGGTTTTGTTAAGCAGAATTTACGAGAAGTTGGCTTTAGTGTTAAGAGATTGCCTGGTCCGAAAGGTAAAAGACACATGATTTTAGCTCAAAAATTATAGCTAATTATTTTGCATAATCGGTGATTTTCTTTTAAATTGAAGGCAAATAGAATCGGTTATGTTAACAGCTAAAAATAGAGAGAAACGGGAATTCCTTTTGTCGGAATTTAAGCTGACGATGATAGGGCTGCCATTTTTTATACTGATATCATCAACAGTTGCATTATATATTTGGGTATGGGGTTCAGAGCCTCTTCTTTGGGGTGTGAGTCGCTTTTTCTCCTTTGTTTGTATTCCTATCGTCCTAATGGGGCTGTTTCTTAATGAGTTTTTCTTTAGGCTAACGCTGGCCATTCTCGGAAAGTTTCCGATGTCTAAATTCTGGTATGGGTTCAACCTAAATCAGCTTATGAAGTGTGGCGACAGAGAAATTCCTGCTGGAATTTCCTACTTTAGGCTGGCAATGGTTATTCCACACGCAATATTAGGTCTTTTCCCTCTCGTGCTGGGCTTATCTATAAACTATCCTTCCGTATTTATTTTTGGATACCTCTTTACGCTTGCTTCTATTGGCGATATTACCTTACTCTGGGAGTCTCGCCATGTAAAATCAACCGTAGGAGTAAGCGAGCACCCTACTCGCGAGGGCATTCTTTTAATCGAGGAGGAGTAGCTGGTGGTAGTTCGCTATCAGCGCGTTTGTTCCTGTTTTTATTGTAGTTATGAAGATGGGAGTGCGTTTAAAGTTTGTTAAATAGACGGCTTCTGGTAAACAAAAACTAAGATAAATGGTATCTTGTGAAGTGATATAAAATACCATTTATGAGAAAAATGCTTGTACAAAAACGTATTGCATTGGTAGCCCACGATAACTGTAAGAAGGATATGATCCAGTGGGTTGAGAAGAATTCAGAAAGGTTGGTGGGGCACGATTTGATTTGCACGGGAACAACAGGGAGAATGATTGAGGATTCACTGCGCCACAAGTATGGCGACGAGGCAATCGATAAGGTTTCAATAACCTGCTTAAAGTCGGGTCCTCTTGGTGGCGATCAGCAGCTGGGTTCTTTAATTGCAGAGGGTAAGATTGATGTCCTAATCTTCTTTTGGGATGCAATGCATGCGCAACCTCACGATGTGGATGTTAAGGCGCTACTTCGTATCGCATCTGTTTACAACATTCCAACGGCGCAAAACCGTTCTACAGCCGATTTTATTGTAACGTCGCCAATCCTGGAGCAAGAGTATACTCCTAAGGTGTACGATTACTCGAACTACATTAGCCGGAAAATCGATTTGTAGATAGGTGCCTTCACCTTGATGCTGCTGCTCAAAACGAGCAGCTTTTTTTGTTTAGAAGAGCCTGTATGCTAGATGAATCCGTTAAACTCTACTAATATTGGAGCCTTGTTTTTGTTTATAAGTTTCTTATAATAAGGTTATTGCCAAATGGTATTCTCGTTTGTTGCAAAAGTTTATATTTTTAAGTAGTCAGATAAAGTGTAAGTTTACAAGGTTTTTCATTGCGAAAAGCCCTCCGTAACTTTATCATTTAACGCTTCAATGGATCTTAAAAACGTTAAGCTTGTTTTGGAGGACGGCACTGAATTCATCGGTAAGTCATTTGGCTACGAAGGATGTTCTGCTGGCGAGGTAGTTTTCAATACTGCCATGACCGGCTATCCCGAAAGCCTTACCGACCCTTCTTACCGAGGTCAACTCCTCGTCCTTACCTATCCTCTAATTGGGAACTACGGCGTTCCCGGCGCAAATCAAGAGGACAATCTTTTTAAATTTTATGAATCAGATCAGCTCCATATTGATGGATTGATCATCTCTGACTACTCTGAGGAGTACAGCCATTGGAATGCTAACGAAAGTTTAGGCAGCTGGCTTAAACGGAACAAGGTGCCTGGAATTACGGGCATTGACACGCGGCAACTTACCAAAATTCTTCGTGAAAAGGGTGCGATGATGGGTAAGATAGTTTTTGAAGGTCAGGATATCGACTTTCGTGATCCTAATCAAGAAAACCTTGTCGATCAGGTTAGCACTAAAGAAGTTAAAGTTTACGGGAATGGGCGGCATCGGATTATGTTGGTTGATTGTGGTGTTAAGAACAACATCATCCGAAATTTGCTGAAACGCGATACGACGGTAGTTCGTGTCCCTTGGAATTACTCCTTTTTGAACGAGGAGTACGATGGTCTGTTCATCTCGAATGGACCGGGAGATCCTAAAATGTGCGAAGCCACTATTAAGAACTTAAAGGTGGCCATCGAGCAGGATAAGCCTATAATGGGGATTTGTTTAGGAAACCAGCTGCTTGCACTTGCGTCTGGTGCCAATACGTACAAGTTAAAGTACGGGCACCGTAGCCACAATCAGCCCGTTTTACAGGTTGGAACTAATAGGGCGTTCGTAACATCTCAAAACCACGGCTTCGCTATAGACAATAGCACGCTGGGTGGCGAATGGGAACCCTACTTCATCAACTTGAACGATGGTACCAACGAAGGGGTGCGCCACAAGGTTAAGCGTATCTTCTCGGCTCAGTTCCACCCCGAAGCGTCAAGTGGTCCTACCGATACCGAGTTTTTGTTCGATGATTTTATCAGCAACATCGAGGCCTGTAAGGCTAGATAGTTATTTGCCGTTAACCCATTATTCGACAATTAGCAATGAGCGACATAAAGAAATTTAATAAGATAATAGTACTAGGTTCGGGTGCCCTTAAAATTGGAGAGGCTGGTGAGTTCGACTACTCGGGTTCGCAAGCGCTAAAAGCTCTGAAGGAAGAGGGAATTCAGTCGGTACTAATCAACCCTAATATTGCAACCGTTCAAACATCAGAGGGTGTTGCTGATAAAATCTACTTCCTGCCTGTTACCCCTTTCTTTGTAGAGAAGGTGATAGAAAAGGAGCGTCCAGATGGTATCATGCTCTCGTTTGGCGGACAAACAGCCCTAAACTGTGGTACAGCCCTATTTGACTCGGGCGTGCTTGCAAAGTATGGAATAGAAGTTTTAGGGACGCCAGTTCAGTCGATCAAGAATACGGAAGATCGCCAGCTGTTTGCTGATTTGCTTCACGAAATTGATGTGAAGACACCCAAGAGCATCTCGTGTACAACTGTAGAGGAGGCTTTAAAGGCATCAGAAGAGTTGGGCTTTCCTATAATTGTTCGTGCTGCTTACACGCTTGGAGGGCAAGGTTCTGGATTCTGCGATAATCGAGATGAACTGCTGAAGCTTGCCGACAAGGCTTTCTCGTATTCTCCTCAAATTCTTGTAGAAGAATCGATAAAGGGATGGAAGGAGGTCGAGTATGAGGTTGTTCGCGACCGTTATGATAACTGCATCACGGTTTGTAACATGGAAAACTTCGACCCGCTAGGTATACATACCGGAGAGAGTATTGTTGTTGCGCCATCTCAAACCCTAACTAACGCAGAGTACCATAAGCTTCGTAGAATTGCCATTAAGATTGTACGTAAGGTAGGTATTGTGGGTGAGTGTAACGTACAGTATGCGCTTGATCCATATTCTGAGGATTACCGTGTAATAGAGGTTAATGCTCGTCTATCTCGTTCGTCGGCATTGGCATCGAAGGCCACAGGTTACCCGTTGGCGCACGTTGCTGCAAAGCTAGGTTTGGGGTACGGATTACACGAGTTGAAGAATGCTGTAACTAAAACAACCACCGCATTTTTTGAGCCAGCCCTTGACTATATTGTGTGTAAGATTCCTCGTTGGGATTTAAATAAGTTCATAGGCGTATCAAAGGAGATTGGCTCTAGTATGAAGTCTGTTGGCGAGGTTATGTCAATTGGACGTACTTTTGAGGAGGCAATACAGAAAGGTCTTCGTATGGTCGGCCAAGGTATGCACGGGTTTGTTGGCAACAACGACCTTGAGTTTGCCGATATCGACAAGGCGCTTTCGGAACCTA
This region of Alistipes sp. ZOR0009 genomic DNA includes:
- a CDS encoding sigma-54 interaction domain-containing protein translates to MSSSKKKTEDIIRQSFARCMASGLERRHLARPHHLRESELSEKMERSKQLMAASEPNISLLKSCIDTKGISILLADADGYILKVTGDAVFAKTISKYGFAVGVQVAEDSLGTNAIGTALFEKTPIQLSGKEHFLFQLEELHSVATPITSSKGTIIGVIGIIAKEETPSWTTALKETAAAIREAYTLLEAKQQLSLSNSLYDSIINALNHGLIAVNRVGKTIRYNQRALAAIGLSSSDLERYNISRFIPNWESIQSSMSRKESIFDEEIVFENATVKERYAVNFLPIVTKDEYEGAIILIREMKRVYNIVNKFTGMNARYTFEDIIGESYEMQRVIEYAKIVADSPSTILIEGESGTGKELLAQSIHTYSKRGNAGFVAVNCGALPETLIESELFGYDDGAFTGARKGGKPGKFELANGGTLFLDEIGEMPIDMQVKLLRVIQEGVITRVGGSKEIPVSVRIIAATNKDLKEEIKQGKFRLDLYYRLSVIPLRIPSLKERKEDIPMLISYFLHSKALKLNKDVPEISSEVYRFLLNYSWPGNVRELENFIEKTVNLNGNIVWDVSKDQVKNLPNVGNIPLLNEPTDRRSADRKTPLITIDEMEKRMITQAVKELEGNISQIAKILGLSRNTLYLKMRKYGIQHRG
- the mnmD gene encoding tRNA (5-methylaminomethyl-2-thiouridine)(34)-methyltransferase MnmD; this translates as MIFDSDRLQRRVEVVATSDGSQTLSIDGGVEHYHSTNGAIAEALHVYINAGLAACPLKLVNVFEVGFGTGLNAMLAYQHAVEHNVKVCYTAIEKYPLDRTVTDRLTYPEQQGIDRLRFFDSLHAAIWNSWVEVDAYFSICKVEGDLEFYAPAAPVDVVFFDAFAPDLQPQLWSVAVFQKLYDSMREGGILVTYSSKGFVKQNLREVGFSVKRLPGPKGKRHMILAQKL
- a CDS encoding methylglyoxal synthase, with protein sequence MRKMLVQKRIALVAHDNCKKDMIQWVEKNSERLVGHDLICTGTTGRMIEDSLRHKYGDEAIDKVSITCLKSGPLGGDQQLGSLIAEGKIDVLIFFWDAMHAQPHDVDVKALLRIASVYNIPTAQNRSTADFIVTSPILEQEYTPKVYDYSNYISRKIDL
- the carA gene encoding glutamine-hydrolyzing carbamoyl-phosphate synthase small subunit translates to MDLKNVKLVLEDGTEFIGKSFGYEGCSAGEVVFNTAMTGYPESLTDPSYRGQLLVLTYPLIGNYGVPGANQEDNLFKFYESDQLHIDGLIISDYSEEYSHWNANESLGSWLKRNKVPGITGIDTRQLTKILREKGAMMGKIVFEGQDIDFRDPNQENLVDQVSTKEVKVYGNGRHRIMLVDCGVKNNIIRNLLKRDTTVVRVPWNYSFLNEEYDGLFISNGPGDPKMCEATIKNLKVAIEQDKPIMGICLGNQLLALASGANTYKLKYGHRSHNQPVLQVGTNRAFVTSQNHGFAIDNSTLGGEWEPYFINLNDGTNEGVRHKVKRIFSAQFHPEASSGPTDTEFLFDDFISNIEACKAR